In the genome of Variibacter gotjawalensis, one region contains:
- a CDS encoding ABC transporter substrate-binding protein has protein sequence MRKTLLALAMCLAAPFAAHAQELVKLKAGMVTGIDQIGLPIALERGFFEKHGLDVTIARPYPTGVDALNALQAGESDMVQVGVPMIGAVLRGMDLVALGNFSGSATKLGADATLALIAREGAGINKGDLKSLKGKKIAASFGTINHLYILALIEKAGLKVDEVTLVNTPPPDMTVALLAKGIDGFVSWDPWPIVALKDVPGAIEVIRGGDVISYLGFNVALRPWVDKNGPTVEKFLAAVSEADKWMRANPKQAAQVATRWIPGLKPDVAEAAMQFNIQQADRRLSAQNFRALWAAQDVLSRLGTIKSTFDVNKHIDAKHIVKVMKEKPELFSDLPPIPDAVAIKDGFVFKP, from the coding sequence ATGAGAAAAACACTGTTGGCCTTGGCCATGTGCTTGGCGGCGCCATTCGCAGCGCATGCGCAGGAGCTTGTGAAACTGAAAGCCGGCATGGTGACCGGCATCGATCAGATCGGGCTGCCGATCGCGCTCGAGCGCGGCTTCTTCGAGAAGCACGGCCTCGACGTCACGATCGCGCGCCCCTACCCGACCGGCGTCGACGCACTCAATGCGCTGCAAGCCGGTGAGAGCGACATGGTGCAAGTCGGCGTGCCGATGATCGGTGCGGTGCTGCGCGGCATGGACCTCGTCGCCCTCGGCAACTTCTCGGGCAGCGCGACGAAACTCGGCGCCGACGCGACGCTGGCGTTGATCGCGCGCGAAGGCGCCGGCATCAACAAGGGCGATCTCAAATCGCTCAAGGGCAAGAAGATCGCGGCTTCGTTCGGCACGATCAACCACCTCTACATTCTGGCACTGATCGAGAAGGCCGGGCTCAAGGTCGACGAAGTCACGCTCGTCAACACGCCGCCGCCGGATATGACGGTCGCGCTGCTCGCCAAAGGCATCGACGGCTTCGTGTCGTGGGATCCCTGGCCCATCGTTGCGCTGAAAGACGTGCCGGGCGCCATCGAAGTCATCCGTGGCGGCGATGTCATCTCGTATCTCGGCTTTAATGTCGCACTCCGTCCGTGGGTCGATAAGAACGGTCCGACGGTCGAGAAATTCCTCGCCGCTGTGTCGGAAGCCGACAAGTGGATGCGCGCCAATCCGAAGCAAGCCGCGCAAGTCGCGACGCGCTGGATTCCGGGCCTGAAGCCGGACGTCGCCGAAGCTGCGATGCAGTTCAACATCCAGCAGGCGGACCGCCGCCTCTCGGCGCAGAACTTCCGCGCACTTTGGGCCGCGCAGGACGTGCTGTCGCGCCTCGGGACGATCAAGTCGACCTTCGACGTCAACAAGCACATCGATGCCAAGCACATCGTGAAGGTGATGAAGGAGAAGCCGGAACTTTTCTCCGACTTGCCGCCCATCCCCGATGCGGTCGCGATCAAGGATGGCTTCGTGTTCAAGCCTTGA
- a CDS encoding ABC transporter ATP-binding protein, which translates to MKTLAIKNLSKTYFDAYQGAHVTAVRDVSLNVNQGEFVAVVGPSGCGKTTVLNMIAGFIPNSGGEILLDGRAVSGPGPERGVVFQSHALFPWKTVLDNVGFGPKMRGKPKAECDTIAREYIALAGLSHAEDRYPNELSGGMQQRVGVARALANHPDILLMDEPFASVDAQTRMTLQEELTRIWQERRPTILFITHDVPEAVFLADRVIVLSKGTVLDEIVIDLPRPRVWDDLIEDDAFKTLSARVLQKVRSA; encoded by the coding sequence GTGAAAACGCTCGCGATCAAAAATCTGTCGAAGACCTATTTCGACGCTTACCAGGGCGCGCATGTCACCGCCGTGCGGGACGTTTCGCTCAACGTCAATCAGGGCGAGTTCGTTGCCGTCGTCGGACCATCGGGCTGCGGCAAGACCACAGTGCTCAACATGATTGCGGGCTTCATTCCGAATTCGGGCGGCGAAATTCTACTCGACGGCCGCGCGGTGAGCGGGCCCGGCCCGGAGCGCGGCGTCGTTTTCCAATCGCATGCGTTGTTTCCGTGGAAGACCGTGCTCGACAATGTCGGCTTCGGTCCGAAAATGCGCGGCAAACCGAAGGCCGAATGCGACACCATCGCGCGCGAATACATCGCGCTCGCAGGCCTCAGCCACGCGGAAGACCGCTACCCGAACGAACTCTCGGGCGGCATGCAGCAGCGAGTCGGTGTTGCGCGCGCGCTCGCCAATCATCCGGATATTCTGCTGATGGACGAGCCCTTCGCGAGCGTCGATGCGCAGACCCGCATGACACTTCAAGAAGAACTCACGCGCATCTGGCAGGAGCGGCGGCCGACGATCCTCTTCATCACGCACGATGTGCCGGAAGCCGTATTCTTGGCCGACCGCGTCATCGTGCTGTCGAAAGGCACGGTGCTCGACGAGATCGTTATCGATCTGCCGCGCCCGCGCGTGTGGGACGACCTCATCGAAGACGATGCCTTCAAGACACTGTCGGCGCGCGTACTGCAGAAAGTGCGCAGCGCATGA
- a CDS encoding ABC transporter permease, whose product MNVLLPIWSGYVRLTTRFPIVQTLVPFIPVIALWWIVSAAEVFPKVFFPGPVEVWKSFVSLTYKGILPDYLEDSLIRLAVGALCGIALGIPLGILIGVSKRAHTALWPVVLFFQAIGDIAWLPILLIWFGFGLTTMTFVIVYTVMFPVIFNTVLGVRSVPLDLFRAAQSLGASKFAILKEVTLPGALPNIITGLRNGLGFGWRALIATEIIVGTSGIGFLMFDARRAGSVVEIMLGMIILGTLWYIVDAWILAPIERATGQRWGTVQK is encoded by the coding sequence ATGAACGTTCTTCTCCCCATCTGGAGCGGCTACGTCCGCCTCACAACGCGCTTTCCGATCGTGCAGACGCTGGTGCCGTTCATCCCGGTCATCGCGCTGTGGTGGATCGTGTCCGCCGCCGAAGTGTTTCCGAAAGTCTTCTTTCCGGGGCCGGTCGAAGTCTGGAAGTCGTTCGTCTCGCTGACCTACAAAGGCATCCTGCCGGACTATTTGGAAGACAGCCTGATCCGCCTCGCCGTCGGCGCACTTTGCGGCATCGCGCTTGGCATTCCGCTGGGAATTCTGATCGGAGTTTCGAAGCGCGCTCATACGGCACTGTGGCCTGTCGTGCTGTTCTTCCAGGCGATAGGCGATATCGCGTGGCTACCGATCCTGCTGATCTGGTTCGGCTTCGGCCTCACAACGATGACGTTTGTCATCGTCTATACGGTGATGTTCCCGGTGATCTTCAACACGGTGCTCGGCGTGCGTTCCGTGCCGCTCGATCTCTTCCGCGCGGCGCAGAGTCTCGGTGCATCCAAGTTCGCGATCCTGAAGGAAGTCACTCTGCCGGGTGCACTTCCGAACATCATCACGGGTCTGCGCAATGGCCTCGGCTTCGGCTGGCGCGCGCTGATCGCAACCGAGATCATCGTCGGCACCAGCGGCATCGGATTCCTGATGTTCGATGCGCGCCGCGCCGGCTCCGTCGTCGAGATCATGCTCGGCATGATTATTCTGGGAACACTTTGGTACATCGTCGATGCCTGGATTCTCGCGCCGATCGAGCGCGCGACCGGGCAGCGCTGGGGAACGGTTCAGAAGTGA
- a CDS encoding ABC transporter permease has product MASRLSSTLLFILPLAVLVAVWAVIVASFDVNPRIFPSVPAVWNAFVEAIRDGTLIQHVGASLGRIAVGTVLAILVAVPLGIAMGVNKIVADFLNPPLRFFSVLAGIAWIPIATLWFGYGFGAITFVIFNAVFFVVTYNTLLGVSTIPKPVRNAAASLGAGPWAMLTEVLLPGALPNIVTGIRTGLGFAWRGLIAAEMIATNVGLGYMLFVARDFYRTEVIVMGMIVIGIIWLLIDRLVLAPLERRTIERWGMVRAT; this is encoded by the coding sequence ATGGCGTCCCGTCTCTCTTCAACGCTTCTGTTCATCCTCCCGCTCGCAGTGCTGGTCGCGGTGTGGGCCGTCATCGTTGCGAGCTTCGACGTCAATCCGCGCATCTTCCCGAGCGTGCCGGCTGTTTGGAATGCGTTTGTCGAGGCGATACGCGATGGCACACTGATCCAGCATGTCGGCGCCAGCCTCGGCCGGATCGCGGTCGGCACCGTGCTGGCCATCCTGGTCGCGGTGCCGCTTGGCATCGCGATGGGCGTCAACAAGATCGTCGCCGACTTCCTCAACCCGCCGCTGCGGTTCTTCTCGGTGCTGGCCGGAATCGCCTGGATCCCGATCGCGACGCTGTGGTTCGGCTACGGCTTCGGCGCGATCACGTTCGTGATCTTCAACGCGGTGTTCTTCGTCGTCACCTACAACACGCTGCTCGGCGTTTCGACCATTCCGAAGCCGGTGCGCAACGCGGCCGCGTCGCTCGGTGCCGGGCCATGGGCGATGCTGACCGAAGTGCTGTTACCAGGCGCGCTGCCGAACATCGTCACCGGCATCCGCACAGGTCTCGGTTTTGCGTGGCGCGGTCTCATCGCAGCCGAGATGATCGCGACCAATGTCGGCCTCGGCTACATGCTGTTCGTCGCGCGTGATTTCTACCGCACCGAAGTGATCGTCATGGGCATGATCGTGATCGGCATTATCTGGCTGCTGATCGATCGCCTCGTGCTCGCGCCGCTCGAGCGCCGTACGATCGAACGCTGGGGCATGGTGCGCGCGACATGA
- a CDS encoding TorF family putative porin, which translates to MLTKVAPLAVAAALFAAPASAADLYVKAPKVAVVEAPSQFDIAFGALVQSDYNFRGISQSDRGAGVGAYFEPRYKFGNFEAYVGIGGLSTALPTQPTAEIDLYGGLRYTWGALTFDVGGIYYYYPREKQQFCIDAGCTGVSSNGAFAPFTLRDTDFAEVYGKVNWTVNDWLGLGAYVYHSPDWLNTGASGTYAGGTVKITAPSTFLPSSIGTYVSAEVAHYWFGTPSAFFTLPFVDYTYWNAGIGFTYKALTLDLRYHDTDLSRGECFALTGDPRGVVSGQSRWCGQSFVAKLSVDTTLSAIK; encoded by the coding sequence ATGTTGACCAAGGTGGCACCGCTCGCAGTGGCCGCTGCACTGTTTGCCGCTCCGGCAAGCGCTGCTGATTTGTACGTGAAGGCACCGAAGGTTGCCGTCGTCGAGGCTCCGAGCCAGTTCGACATCGCCTTCGGCGCTCTCGTGCAGAGCGACTATAACTTCCGCGGTATCTCGCAGTCGGATCGCGGCGCTGGCGTCGGCGCTTACTTCGAGCCGCGCTACAAGTTCGGCAACTTCGAAGCTTACGTCGGTATCGGCGGCCTTTCGACGGCTCTCCCGACCCAGCCGACCGCTGAGATCGATCTCTACGGTGGTTTGCGTTACACCTGGGGCGCACTGACGTTCGACGTCGGCGGCATCTACTACTACTATCCGCGTGAGAAGCAGCAGTTCTGCATCGATGCGGGATGCACGGGCGTAAGCTCCAACGGCGCATTCGCACCGTTCACCCTCCGTGACACGGACTTCGCCGAAGTTTACGGCAAGGTGAACTGGACCGTGAACGATTGGCTCGGCCTTGGCGCATATGTCTATCACTCGCCGGATTGGCTGAACACGGGCGCTTCGGGCACCTACGCCGGCGGTACCGTCAAGATCACCGCTCCGAGCACCTTCCTGCCGAGCAGCATCGGAACGTACGTTTCGGCTGAGGTGGCTCACTACTGGTTCGGCACGCCGAGCGCCTTCTTCACGCTGCCGTTCGTCGACTACACTTACTGGAACGCTGGCATCGGCTTTACCTACAAGGCTCTCACGCTTGACCTGCGCTACCACGACACAGACCTCAGCCGCGGCGAGTGCTTTGCGCTCACCGGCGACCCGCGCGGTGTTGTGAGCGGCCAGTCGCGTTGGTGCGGTCAGTCCTTCGTCGCCAAGCTGTCGGTCGACACGACGCTCAGCGCGATCAAGTAA
- a CDS encoding L-lactate permease, protein MWNQVYNPFGNATLSTLAAALPVVTLLGLIASNKVKAHIAAVIALIIANLVAIYLFTMPAGMSVRASILGAVTGFFPIGWIVLNVIFLYRLTVEKGVFQTLQQTIGGVTEDRRLQLLLIAFSFGAFFEGASGFGTPVAVTGAILIGLGFSPLAASGLSLIANTAPVAYGALGTPIQGLSSVTGIDPFLLGAMVGRQLPFFSLLVPFWVVWAFAGWRGMMGVWPAILVTGVSFAVPQFLISNFINPWIVDIGASLVSMACLIGFLKVWQPKELWLSPALRSKDTSAEGRPPPPPPGPKPSQTEVWRSMMPWIIVCIILLIWGTDLFKLAVNKWAIWNYPIPDLHNQINKVAPVAARPTPEGAVFSFTWLSYTGSGMLIAAIISGTLLGFSPFGLAKEYAKTIKVCAYSLITISAMLAIGTLTRLSGIDATLGLAFAGTGVLYPFFGTLLGWLGVALTGSDTASNVLFGNLQKITSEQLGLSPILMSAANSSGGVMGKMIDAQSIVVASTATNWFGHEGTILRFVFWHSIVLACLVGGFVMLQAYVAPFSYMVVTP, encoded by the coding sequence ATGTGGAATCAAGTCTACAATCCATTCGGCAACGCGACTTTGTCGACGCTGGCGGCGGCGCTGCCGGTCGTCACGCTGCTCGGCCTGATCGCGTCGAATAAGGTCAAGGCGCACATCGCGGCCGTGATCGCGCTGATCATCGCCAACCTCGTCGCGATCTACCTGTTCACGATGCCGGCCGGCATGTCGGTCCGCGCCAGCATCCTCGGCGCCGTCACGGGCTTCTTCCCGATCGGCTGGATCGTCCTCAACGTCATCTTCCTCTATCGCCTCACGGTCGAAAAAGGCGTCTTCCAGACGCTGCAGCAGACGATCGGCGGCGTGACGGAAGACCGCCGTTTGCAGCTTCTCCTGATCGCCTTCTCGTTCGGCGCTTTCTTCGAAGGCGCGTCCGGCTTCGGAACGCCGGTCGCCGTCACCGGCGCGATCCTGATCGGCCTTGGCTTCTCGCCGCTCGCGGCATCAGGCCTCTCGCTGATCGCGAACACGGCGCCGGTCGCTTACGGCGCGCTCGGCACGCCGATCCAAGGCCTCTCGAGCGTTACCGGCATCGATCCGTTTCTGCTCGGCGCGATGGTCGGCCGCCAGCTCCCGTTCTTCTCATTGTTGGTGCCGTTCTGGGTTGTGTGGGCCTTCGCGGGTTGGCGCGGGATGATGGGCGTGTGGCCCGCGATCTTGGTGACGGGCGTGTCCTTCGCGGTCCCGCAGTTCCTGATCTCGAACTTCATCAACCCGTGGATCGTCGATATCGGCGCATCGCTCGTCTCGATGGCATGCCTCATCGGCTTCCTGAAGGTTTGGCAGCCGAAGGAACTCTGGCTCTCGCCCGCTTTGCGCTCGAAGGACACGTCGGCAGAAGGTCGTCCGCCGCCGCCTCCGCCGGGACCGAAGCCCAGCCAGACCGAGGTGTGGCGTTCGATGATGCCATGGATCATCGTCTGCATCATCCTGTTGATCTGGGGCACCGATCTCTTCAAGCTTGCCGTCAACAAGTGGGCGATCTGGAACTACCCAATCCCAGACCTGCACAATCAGATCAACAAGGTCGCGCCCGTCGCGGCACGCCCGACGCCGGAAGGCGCCGTGTTCTCGTTCACGTGGCTGTCCTATACGGGATCCGGCATGCTGATCGCCGCGATCATCTCGGGAACGCTGCTCGGCTTTTCGCCCTTTGGTCTCGCCAAGGAATACGCCAAGACCATCAAGGTCTGCGCGTATTCGCTGATCACCATCTCGGCGATGCTTGCGATCGGAACGCTGACGCGCCTCTCCGGCATCGACGCGACGCTCGGTCTCGCGTTCGCGGGCACCGGCGTACTCTATCCTTTCTTCGGCACGCTGCTTGGCTGGCTCGGCGTCGCGCTGACGGGATCCGACACCGCGTCCAACGTGCTTTTCGGCAATCTGCAGAAAATCACGTCGGAGCAGCTCGGCCTCTCGCCGATCCTGATGAGCGCGGCGAATTCATCCGGCGGCGTCATGGGCAAGATGATCGACGCGCAATCGATCGTCGTCGCATCGACGGCGACCAACTGGTTCGGTCACGAAGGCACGATCCTGCGCTTCGTCTTCTGGCACTCGATCGTGCTGGCGTGTCTCGTCGGTGGTTTTGTGATGCTGCAGGCCTATGTCGCGCCGTTCAGTTACATGGTGGTGACGCCCTAG
- a CDS encoding TRAP transporter substrate-binding protein, producing the protein MATDKRSAVPSRRKFLAGAALAGAAATVVAPSVVKAQGATSMRFQSTWPSKDIFHEFANDYAKKVNDMTGGELKIEVLPAGAVVPAFQLLEAVTKGVLDGGHGVLAYHYGKNTALALWGSGPGYAMDANMLMAWHKYGGGKALLEELYASIGANVVSFPYGPMPTQPLGWFKKPITKVDDLKGLKFRTVGISIDVFTGLGASVNALPGGEIVAAMDRGLLDAAEFNNASSDRVLGFPDVSKVCMLQSYHQNAEQFEVMFNKDKYNGLPEKIRAIIANATEAAGQDMQWKAIDRYSTDYLEMQQKDGVKFYKTPDAVLKRQLEVFDEVAKKKASESPLFKKIVESQLAFAKRATRWEQDTLVSRRMAFDHYFGANAKSPI; encoded by the coding sequence ATGGCTACCGATAAACGATCCGCTGTGCCGTCGCGCCGAAAATTCCTCGCCGGCGCGGCTCTCGCGGGCGCTGCCGCTACAGTCGTAGCGCCGTCCGTCGTCAAGGCGCAGGGCGCAACCTCGATGCGTTTCCAGAGCACCTGGCCGTCGAAGGACATCTTCCACGAATTCGCCAACGACTACGCCAAGAAGGTCAACGACATGACCGGCGGCGAGCTCAAGATCGAAGTGCTGCCGGCCGGCGCTGTCGTTCCGGCGTTCCAGCTGCTCGAAGCCGTCACCAAAGGCGTGCTCGACGGCGGTCACGGCGTGCTCGCCTATCACTACGGCAAGAACACCGCGCTCGCGCTGTGGGGCTCTGGTCCGGGCTACGCCATGGACGCGAACATGCTGATGGCTTGGCACAAATACGGCGGCGGCAAAGCGCTGCTCGAAGAACTCTACGCTTCGATCGGCGCTAACGTCGTCTCGTTCCCGTATGGCCCGATGCCGACGCAGCCGCTCGGCTGGTTCAAGAAGCCGATCACCAAGGTCGACGACCTCAAGGGTCTGAAGTTTCGCACCGTCGGCATCTCGATCGACGTGTTCACGGGCCTTGGCGCTTCCGTCAACGCGCTCCCGGGCGGCGAAATCGTCGCCGCGATGGACCGCGGCTTGCTCGACGCCGCCGAGTTCAACAACGCCTCGTCGGATCGCGTGCTCGGCTTCCCGGACGTGTCGAAGGTCTGCATGCTGCAGAGCTATCACCAGAACGCCGAGCAGTTCGAAGTGATGTTCAACAAGGACAAGTATAACGGCCTGCCGGAGAAGATCCGCGCGATCATTGCGAATGCGACGGAAGCCGCCGGCCAGGACATGCAGTGGAAGGCGATCGATCGCTACTCGACCGATTACCTCGAGATGCAGCAGAAGGATGGCGTCAAGTTCTACAAGACGCCGGACGCCGTGCTGAAGCGTCAGCTCGAAGTGTTCGATGAGGTCGCCAAGAAGAAGGCCTCCGAGAGCCCGCTGTTCAAGAAGATCGTCGAGTCGCAGCTGGCTTTCGCCAAGCGCGCGACGCGTTGGGAGCAGGACACACTGGTCAGCCGCCGCATGGCGTTCGACCACTATTTCGGTGCCAACGCGAAGTCGCCGATCTAA
- a CDS encoding TRAP transporter small permease subunit, producing MSVEKALHAVDAISTWVGKAAAWLIIGLMLLICGEVFKRYILNAPTAWIFDASNMFYGTLFMMCGAYALAQNAHVRGDFLYSSMRPRTQAMLDLALYILFFFPGIVALVIAGTDYAADSWRIREHSNVTADGPPIFHFKTVIPIAGALVLLQGIAETVRCIVCLKNGEWPSRLADVNEIDVVEEQLANSEYVDEESRRRAIESAKHIDEIARQRGLGDSEK from the coding sequence ATGAGCGTCGAAAAAGCGCTGCACGCGGTCGATGCGATCAGCACGTGGGTCGGCAAAGCCGCCGCCTGGCTGATCATTGGTCTGATGCTGTTGATCTGCGGCGAAGTGTTCAAACGCTACATCCTCAACGCACCGACGGCGTGGATCTTCGACGCCTCGAACATGTTCTACGGCACGCTGTTCATGATGTGCGGCGCCTATGCGCTGGCACAGAACGCGCACGTGCGCGGCGACTTTCTCTATTCATCGATGCGGCCCCGCACGCAGGCGATGCTCGACCTCGCGCTCTACATCCTCTTCTTCTTTCCAGGCATCGTGGCGCTGGTGATCGCCGGCACTGACTATGCGGCCGACTCTTGGCGCATCCGAGAACACTCGAACGTCACCGCCGATGGCCCGCCGATCTTCCACTTCAAGACTGTGATCCCGATCGCCGGCGCGCTCGTGCTGCTGCAAGGCATCGCCGAGACGGTCCGCTGCATTGTCTGCTTGAAGAACGGTGAGTGGCCGAGCCGCCTTGCCGACGTCAACGAGATCGACGTCGTCGAAGAGCAGCTCGCCAACTCCGAATACGTCGACGAAGAGTCGCGCCGCCGCGCCATCGAGAGCGCAAAGCACATTGATGAAATCGCGCGTCAACGCGGCTTGGGAGATTCTGAGAAATGA